The following coding sequences are from one Lipingzhangella halophila window:
- a CDS encoding transposase family protein: MTNAAIQFEDLLFPDTIDITSFEADDVGNVLSIEAESLTTEASCPDCGASSRRIHGTYQRHPADLPAAGRAVRLRLRVRRFCCTHPTCSRRTFVEQVPGLTRRHGRWTERLRIALAATGLALAGRAAARLLTGHLAVPISRSTLLRQVLSLPEPQPPSPRVVGVDEFAFRKGQVYATALIEATTGKRVDVIEGRGAEAVADRLRRHPGVEVVCRDGSRVYAQAAAGGASRRGAGRRLVAPVARSGGRGRQGGRRAQCVLVGSYRAADGQAGPDHA, encoded by the coding sequence ATGACGAACGCGGCGATCCAGTTCGAAGACCTACTGTTTCCCGACACTATCGACATCACGTCCTTCGAGGCCGACGATGTGGGCAACGTGCTGTCGATCGAGGCGGAATCGCTCACCACCGAAGCGTCCTGCCCGGACTGCGGCGCGTCCTCGCGCCGCATCCACGGCACCTACCAGCGCCATCCCGCCGACCTGCCCGCGGCCGGCCGCGCGGTCCGGCTGCGGTTGCGGGTCCGCCGCTTCTGCTGCACGCACCCCACGTGCTCGCGTCGGACTTTCGTCGAGCAGGTGCCGGGGCTGACTCGCCGCCACGGGCGCTGGACCGAGCGCCTGCGCATCGCCCTGGCCGCCACCGGGCTGGCTCTGGCCGGTCGCGCCGCCGCCCGGCTGCTCACCGGCCACCTGGCCGTACCCATCAGCCGCAGCACCCTGCTCCGCCAGGTGCTCTCTCTTCCCGAGCCGCAACCACCCAGCCCACGTGTGGTCGGAGTCGACGAGTTCGCCTTCCGCAAAGGACAGGTGTATGCCACGGCGCTGATCGAGGCCACCACCGGAAAGCGTGTCGATGTCATCGAGGGCCGCGGCGCCGAGGCTGTGGCCGACCGGCTGCGGAGGCATCCCGGGGTCGAGGTGGTATGCCGTGACGGGTCGAGGGTCTATGCCCAGGCGGCTGCGGGAGGCGCTTCCCGGCGCGGTGCAGGTCGCCGACTGGTGGCACCTGTGGCACGGTCTGGCGGACGCGGTCGGCAAGGAGGTCGCCGCGCACAGTGCGTGCTGGT